AtttagactccccccccccccccccccatataaacaTCCTTAAATACTGATTGAATTTCTTAATATCTTTATTTCTCAGACGCAATGGAAGAACCTGTAGTATATAtagccataggcgcccggtataagaggcttggacaggctaagcctcccctgctgtgctctgaggggtttaaattgttgatttacctccatcctcacagcaggagttgcagtgaaagccctctagccttgtcctgttgtagaaattggtttatggtttgtttaccttactgctgggagagcggggggggggggggggttggctggaggtgtcctgggttgccagggagatatttaatgaggatgacttcctgacctacactgagaacagatagcagcagatactggaccagcatgatcagaaaaagtcaccaaacaaaggtagaaaagatcattttattttcattatagtgtttggaatatgctcaacattaaaagtttatatttatttacttatttatggcattttatcccacattaaacatgaattagggtgttttgtggctctacatgagaattgtgatgatatgatcccttgtttcatattgttgatggtctgcattttccgtatgggtggtatattggtgtattaggttctgcccagtgtaatatttatggtacagtaaggttctgagtgtgtttttgcacaaagttgtgcacagtgttttgcagttgagcgattgtgcttagaatatgctttgagcaaccactttattctttgacatatgatacacatctaatatctaaatttaataaaaggtattaattgtgattttatttttatttatttatttttttctatgtgttatcagacaattatggatttaagctccacccctggcctggccccaccctaaccccgccccatttaacctccccaaacagttgggccaccgaccgcctatgtataTAGCCATCTAGGGAATTCTTCCATGCGGAATAACTGGACCCTCCCATGCAACGAAAGTGGTACTGCCCATTTTTGCAACCTATGCTGCATATTCTCCAACAACCTCGTGAAATTAAGATTGTAGAAATCCGTCATTGCACTTACTTATATACTAAAAGTTTCATTGCATACAATGGGACCGGTGCTAAAATagtatgacttgtggtaaaataaaccTACTTCTggtaaataacccatcttaaccaggggcgtagccagacctcggcgggagggggatccagagcccaaagtgtgtgtggggggctttTTAGCTTGCCTCCCCCACCGCTTCcaaccccccgccaccgccgaccCCCTcctccgctgccgccaccactgcAAGGTACCTTTTCTGCTGGGGGTCCCCAACTTCTGCAAAccgctggtctcgcacttgcttctcctgttttcagcgcacagtgcactgcactagaATACTAACATCAAGATCTCGACTTTTACACTATAAGCAATGAGCAACCAATGAAGTTGATTTATTGATGAGCAGAATAAGGTTGAAAGTAGTATTGGATGACATTGGGATACAATTTAATGCCTGGtatcttcaatttattttctacAGAATTCCCAGACCATATAGCTTGCATGTTCAGTCTGTTGCATAACACCGTCTGTTGCATAACAATGGAAGGTGAAATATACCGTCAACTTAACTAAATATAGTCACAACAATGTTTAAGCTAAAAGATGGTATCAAAACAGAAAGcgcatgaaaaagcaaagagAAATCAAAGCTTCTATGATTCAAACTATCATCACATATCAACACTTATCTGATATAAgcattggacaaaaaaaaaacaaaactcctgCATATATAACATCTAAATTTGAGTCACAAAATGCTTTATTGTAGACTAGAGTAAAGTAATATGTTAATGAAACTGAAACAGCCACTACAATCAATGAGATCCTTACATTGACAATATTTCAGCCACAGTGGCTGGTTTCAGGGGTTAGAAACTGTAAATTATACAAGTTCAATGGCTGACTAAAAATTGTTTCTGTGTATTACAGTTGCATGTGAACAAGGCTCTGAAAGAAACCACAGCCTCTGAAACCTGACCATGGACTGTTACTGTAATATGTTAGGACACAAAAATGGGGAAAATCTCCAGTTAGTTGCAAGTGAAGGAACTGAGCTGGAAAactaaaggagcaggaggaaaccaTCAACTAAAAAACCCGGCAGGTGATTGTGCTGAACATCACAAAATCAGCAGTAACACCAACCTGTCTGTAATCAACAATCTCAAGAACATTTCAACAAGACAGAAATTATTGCTACAACAGATTGTCAAAATTCTAATCTGGTTGTTATAAGAAGAAGTGAGCAAAGAAAGTTATTATTATGTTGGAGATTTTCCAGTATCAGTAGAACTTCAGAATACACTCAGCTTCTTTCCTTTCTAATATCAAGATTCTGTTTCATCCTTGAAGACCCTTTGTAGGATTTCTTTAAAGAACCCCACATTCCTTGGCCTTCTGTGGTTCCCAAGATAGAAATAAACAAAGGGGTTGATTGAACTGCTGATTGTAGACAGCAGAATGCAGCAGCTGATAAAGATTTCACTGAGCAAGACCTCATAATAATTCTCTATGAACAGGATGACCCTGCAGGGTGTGGAACAGATAAGGAACAAAGCGACTGTAACCACAACGAGAATGTAGAGCTTTGGTGGCTGGCGTTTCAGTGAGCTTCTCTGGACTTTGATTAAAAGAGTCAGGCTGGATGTGACCATGATGGGTGCGAAGACCATGAAGGTTAAGAGGGGGggagaataaataaataacttgatgACTGTATAATGGATTTGGTAGAATGGCTTAATATTGGAGAAATGTACACGGCTGTGGAAAGTGTCTATAAATGAAGAATCTATGTTTTatgtttgtcatcaataaaaaacattttaaatacaaaaaaaaaaaaaaaaaaaaaaaagaggaatgtgAAAATGGAAACAGCACGGCAATCTCTGGGCTGTATTTCTGAATATTTCTGCAAATATGACttatctatgcagatgaaatATTCTGTCCCAGCCAGAAGGAAGGCAAGACCCCACAGGACAGCACACAAGACATTGGACAGATGTTTTGGGCGCTGGCAACGGTACCAGATCGGGTAAAGTACAGAGAGAGACCTCTCAGCACTTATGGCTGTCAGGAAATATTGGCTGGTGTTGTACCCAAAAAGATACAGGAAGAGACTCACTAGGGAAGCATGTTTAGAAGCCTTGGAAGAGAAAACTAGCCTTTTCAAGTAATAAAGAATCAATATCACAGAAAGgctgaggaggaagaggaagtcaGCCATGGCCAAGTTCAGGATGTAGACTGCAAATTTGTTCCTCTTAATCTTGAAACCAAGGACCCAGAGGACGATTCCATTCCCAATCAAGCCAAACAAGATGATAATTGGAATAACAACACAGTCTATAAAGAACTCCCAGGAGAGAAAATCTTCTGATAAATAACTGCTTTCTGTTGTCCTGTTCCATAATTCCACTATTGTTATAATTCCATTGGGTTTTGCTGCCCTGTCCTCTGGTCCATTTAGAGGTGGCTTCCTTTCCCACAAACGCATATCTCCTGGAAAATTAATgctgtccaccatctctgtccCTGGCTCCGTCATCAGTAGTGGATCTGCAGTGCTCAACCCAATTATCATGGGAACTCAGGGCTGTGAGAAAGGATCTCGGTTCCTGCTGAGAGGGAAGAAATTGCTAAGCATAAGAATCATTGGTAGAGACCATAGAGGAATGATGTAGCATAAGAGTAGAATGAGAGTGAGGGACAATCGTATGTAttttatctttatagaataatgcacggAGCATAATGAGTGTTGTTTCATGTGATGGTAATTCTTAAAAGTTGCAGTTTCCCCTGGGTGTCTCCACTGGGAAAAAAAACTGAGTCATGTTGAGCTGTTTAACATTTACCctgataattattttattttaacatatcatttcttatatattgcCTGCAAGTCTGAAACTGTCGAAGaggtgtacattcagatacaggaGGTATTTTTATATCCTTGGAGGTTTCACaatccaaggggcccttttataaagctgtggtaagcaataGCGTGCTACACACCTCCCgaaattactgcaggatgtcGCCATCTGTCCATTTTTTGCCACAGTAAGCACACGCTATTGTAGTGGGAATGTATCtggagcagagagtgggcgtgttctgcactaattggttagcgcagctacatttcAGCACACTAACCAAtcaatgcatgagaccttattaCCTAccaaatggatggcggtaagggctcaaatgctaatctgttttagtggccacgtgctaatggcaaaattaatgtacagccattaataaaaaaaaatagaaaatttcttcattttacccagtggtaaaagtggccttagcacactggaaagacccatgtaagggtgcactaaagccactttttaccaagcctttaatacataaggtgcataagtacataagtattgccatactgggacagaacaaaagtccatcaagcccagcatcctgtttctaacagtggccaaaccaggtcacaaattcctggcaagatccctaaaaagtacaaaacattttatgctgcttatcccagaaataaagagtggattttccccaagtctattttaataatggtctatagacttttcctttaggaagccgtccaaaccttttttaaacctcgctaagctaatcgcctttaccacattctctggcaaataattccagagtttaattacacattgagtgaagaaaacttttatctgatttgttttaaatttactactttgtagcttcatcatatgccccatagtcctagtatttttgggaagagtaaacagatgctttccatctacctgttccactctactcattattttataacataCTGAAGAATTCTATCCTGCACAGCCCTTGTACCAGTGTCACTGGTAAAGTTCAGTATCACTACCTCCATCTTCTGGTAGGGAAGGGACCCAACCTGCTGGTCTGGACttgtctagcaggactcaaggaaaggaaattaaggtATAATTACATTTCACTTTACAGTGCAGATCTGCCCAGCTGTGTACTTATCTTTCGTTTCTAAACTGTTTCTGTGGCCAAGTAAAACCGATGTTTCCCATTTCACTTGGCCCAGAGTGCTTGCTGTAATAATTGTACAGCAATATTAAGCACATCCGTTAACAGCCAAAACCGCAAACAAATTAATGAGTGTAATATTAATTGACTATGCACAATAGTGGAAAAGATGTGTACAGGCTAATTTATCCCATGTGCCTTGAGAAAATTCCCTGGAACAGAGAGTCCtgcaaatttttaaaatgttgattgCACAGTAGTCTCTGACTATATACCTATTACGCACCTGGACTACCTTGCTAcacccactgtaacttagaccagttccttataccttgattaactgtacaaagaacttgccttaagTTTagccacacatttatttattccaactgactctgtcccacacatcttgtccccatctatatacagtgggggaaataagtatttgatcccttgctgattttgtaagtttgcccactgacaaagacatgagcagcccataattgaagggtaggttattggtaacagtgagagatagcacatcacaaattaaatccggaaaatcacattgtggaaagtatatgaatttatttgcattctgcagagggaaataagtatttgatcccccaccaaccagtaagagatctggcccctacagtccaggtagatgctccaaatcaactcgttacctgcatgacagacagctgtcggcaatggtcacctgtatgaaagacacctgtccacagactcagtgaatcagtcagactctaacctctacaaaatggccaagagcaaggagctgtctaaggatgtcagggacaagatcatacacctgcacaaggctggaatgggctacaaaaccatcagtaagacgctgggcgagaaggagacaactgttggtgccatagtaagaaaatggaagaagtacaaaatgactgtcaatcgacaaagatctggggctccacgcaaaatctcacctcgtggggtatccttgatcatgaggaaggttagaaatcagcctacaactacaaggggggaacttgtcaatgatctcaaggcagctgggaccactgtcaccacgaaaaccattggtaacacattacgacataacggattgcaatcctgcagtgcccgcaaggtccccctgctccggaaggcacatgtgacggcccgtctgaagtttgccagtgaacacctggatgatgccgagagcgattgggagaaggtgctgtggtcagatgagacaaaaattgagctctttggcatgaactcaactcgccgtgtttggaggaagagaaatgctgcctatgacccaaagaacaccgtccccactgtcaagcatggaggtggaaatgttatgttttgggggtgtttctctgctaagggcacaggactacttcaccgcatcaatgggagaatggatggggccatgtaccgtacaattctgagtgacaacctccttccctccgccagggccttaaaaatgggtcgtggctgggtcttccagcacgacaatgacccaaaacatacagccaaggcaacaaaggagtggctcaggaagaagcacattagggtcatggagtggcctagccagtcaccagaccttaatcccattgaaaacgtatggagggagctgaagctgcgagttgccaagcgacagcccagaactcttaatgatttagagatgatctgcaaagaggagtggaccaaaattcctcctgacatgtgtgcaaacctcatcatcaactacagaagacatctgaccgctgtgcttgccaacaagggttttgccaccaagtattaggtcttgtttgccagagggattaaatacttatttccctctgcagaatgcaaataaattcatatactttccacaatgtgattttccggatttaatttgtgatgtgctatctctcactgttaccaataacctacccttcaattatgggctgctcatgtctttgtcagtgggcaaacttacaaaatcagcaagggatcaaatacttatttcccccactgtatg
This genomic interval from Microcaecilia unicolor chromosome 1, aMicUni1.1, whole genome shotgun sequence contains the following:
- the LOC115461466 gene encoding mas-related G-protein coupled receptor member H-like → MIIGLSTADPLLMTEPGTEMVDSINFPGDMRLWERKPPLNGPEDRAAKPNGIITIVELWNRTTESSYLSEDFLSWEFFIDCVVIPIIILFGLIGNGIVLWVLGFKIKRNKFAVYILNLAMADFLFLLSLSVILILYYLKRLVFSSKASKHASLVSLFLYLFGYNTSQYFLTAISAERSLSVLYPIWYRCQRPKHLSNVLCAVLWGLAFLLAGTEYFICIDKSYLQKYSEIQPRDCRAVSIFTYTFHSRVHFSNIKPFYQIHYTVIKLFIYSPPLLTFMVFAPIMVTSSLTLLIKVQRSSLKRQPPKLYILVVVTVALFLICSTPCRVILFIENYYEVLLSEIFISCCILLSTISSSINPFVYFYLGNHRRPRNVGFFKEILQRVFKDETES